The sequence TTTGGATCAACAGTGAAGAAGTAAATCTacagacaccagggttgaagtaaaagtacaacatgctggagaagctcagcaggacaGACAGTGCCCTTCctttcatgtgtttttttttctctttgctatataaagtttgacctgctgtgcttcTCGAGCGTGTTGTGCTTCTACTTGGATCAATAGTagctgctttcagatggccagaataccccaacgtaaagcatgcctaaaatacccaaatgcggcGGTGTTGGGAGGCCgtctgaaagcggagaaccctgacccagggagtacttacccaaccctccttggGTAGGTGTATTTCCTGCTTCTGAGCGCTCTCCCTCCTAGGCATCTGAAAGCGGGCGGGATTATGGCCACAGTCGATgggagccggcgtttgctccgcGGCGCCTCACCCCACTGCGGGCCTTTTGGGTTGCCAGACCAGcgccttcagtgctgccacctgaatgtcacttcgcacacacccgcagctggctccggagccgcattctcccagctattacACCTGAAAGCGGCTCGTGAATGTTTCCCCGAGgaattatatgtatattttttgcATTACCTTGACTCCTTGTTAAAGGAATTCAAAAAAACAAGCTGGCATTATTACAACAAAAGCCACAAATCTTTTAGCTTGTTTAATGGTGCTtactttttgcactttattgattattttttattccttttggtattggcacagtcaatttgtttacatttctttatttgtttccaggTATACATTGTGTaccttttatttgcactaccaagtagaattctgcctctcccgcagggaaaatagaatctcagggttgtaggtgatgtcagaGTTAAATTTAAGATCTGAAATCATTTTGGAATACAATTGAAAGTAACTTCACAATCTGTTCCCATACAACTTTCATGtcgggagagggtgcagagtgtGGGAAGTCTGTGGGGCCCAATGGTTGgattctattttttaaattctgcacagaggatattggttttattaaaTGTACTTCTAAGTGataaaattagattttttttgtggttATTGCATCGAAAAGAGGAAGCTTGTGGAAATCACGATACCTATGTTTATTAGTGCCTGCAACTACTTTGGCAGCACTTACCGGGCAAAACATCAAACAAAATTCTGTTAGTTTCATGCATAATTCAGAGGTTACTAGATAAATAATTGCAGATTGAGCGACTATAAAGCCCCATTGTACTctcttaaatgttatttttacaTGATGTTTTTATGTTgactattttaattgtgtttgggGAGGAGGTAAATATTGTTCAAAAGTTTCATATGAACATTTAGAAGATCTtggtttttaaaacttttctgttCTGCTTTTCTAGTTTGAATCACTGGCTTTGCTTTGAATTCTACAATATATCTTGGGATTAATCCTTTGGCTTCTATCACTTAAGTTAATATGTATTGCAGGTTGCCTCCTTGTGCTTTCATATTGGAATCATCTCTGAGTTGGCATTATTTCAAATATGGAGGCCTTTAATTTCCCATCTCAGTGACTGGCTTTTGTGTTGCATGGTATCTTTCCCCTGCACTTCAAGTAGCATCggccatttattttaaattcaaggtaaatcctcccacatgctggaaatagaaaaagcaaAAAATACAAAGCACATTAAACAGCATCGACTGAGAGAGAGAAATACAAAGTTAATGTTTGGTGGTCTTTTCTGAAATATTGACAAAACCAAAAGTCGTAACCAGTTAAGCTATACCTTTCAATTCGGAGGATTTTCATCaacattgtttttatttaaagtttagcCTGTGCCTTCCAATCTGCTGAATTCACCTCTTCCTTGAAGAAAACATATTTTTAAGAATCCATAATTCTGTATCGATGTTGTTTTATTTCCCCATTTTGGTCAATTGTCCCTACGTATTTAAAAACCAGTGAAAATAAAATAACCCCAAAACAGCAGCATGCCCATTAGTTTAGTCACTCAGAATCAAAGCCTTTATCTGTGTTTCATCTTTTTTTGCTACAATGTGAAGAATCTGAAGGGGAACTTGATACCACCCTCTGAGCACTGACATTTCTTGTTGATCAAATATTATTCATGTGTATGCCTGTTGTCTTTCAGTTGCAGATATGGGACACAGCTGGACAAGAACGATTCAGAACAATTACACAGAGTTATTATCGAAGTACTAATGGAGCAATTATTGCTTATGACATTAGCAAAAGAGGAACTTTTGAATCTGTGCCACGGTGGATAGAAGATGTGAAGAAGTATGCAGGTTCAAACATTGTTCAGTTATTAATTGGTAGGTGTTTTTCTTTGAGGTTTGAATACTACACATTGATTTATTGGTAAATTTCTTATGTACCAGTAGTTTAAGAAGAATGTGGACAGTTGTGCTTGTAGATACAAACTCCCTTGGTTAGGAAAGTAAGCTGAACACAGCTTTACCCTTTCATAAGTTACATTTCTCCCTGACTAGTTTGCAACATTTCATTTTAAATGAAACCTCAGTGCATCAGCAAGGGAGGTTACGGATGATTTTAGTGcgtggtttttttttggttatgcCCACATGTTGCTCCTTTTGTTATGCACTTCTATTTTTCCTGGCATGGAAGTGAAAGGAACATGTGAACAGAATACCGATTGGACgtcagggatggggaaggggcagCACCTCTTTCTGTTGAGTCATTTACAAACCATTGCAAATGTGGGTTTTGCTGTCTTTGAGATTAATGTGCTTGGTTGGATATCATTACAGGTTGTGGAAACAAATAAGGAGATAATTGATTGCAAAGACCTGATGACAGCTTTGAGCTTCACTCTGCAGTCAGGCTTCCCTTCCCATAATTCCGTTTTTACATCCCTAGAATCTGTCATACcagagcagcacagttagcataggggatagcacaacactattactaccccagcgacccgggttcaaatctgatgctgtccgtaacaagtttgtacattctccctgtgtctgcatgggtttcctctgaatgttccagcttcctcccattcttcaaaaaaaaattacagggatTCATTGGTGTCATTGAGCAGCATGGACCCTGctttatgtctacatttaaaacttAATATTCTCTTTTTAAGGTCATAACTCCAGTGAAATTGAACCTTACTGAAGCACATTAAGATAAATGTACTTTGTTACATGCAGTGTAAAAGGCAGCCAAACCCGTTTAGGAAACTTGCACATTCTCATGCAAACAACAAGTAAGAGTTCTGTCTGCCCTTCAGCTCTGTAAAAGATGCCAACCCCTTGCTTTCCCAGCATGGTGAATATCTTAAAAATTAATGGATTTCTCAGTGCTTTGGTGAAGTGCATAATCAATTGATTGAGCGCTAGGGAATGAACAAGCTTGCAATGATGTGTTAAATAGAATGTTAGTAGCTTTTCCCAACCCGTCTCTTTGTAAGCTGTGTGGGATCTCATAAGGGACTGTTGCTTACATTCACTCTTTCAGTTGCTTCCATTCATGCACCCATGGTCTCTATGGTCTAGAAGAGCCATGTTTACATGACCTTGTGAGGCAGCTACTTCATTAAATGGCCTGTAGTTTTAGTAGCATCAGAATGCCTTGATCATAtaatcgtgtgtgtgtgtgtgtgtgtgtgtgtgtgtgtgtgtgtgtgtgtgttctccaTGGTTTACATGACCGTCACCAAAAACTTTGGCAAA comes from Narcine bancroftii isolate sNarBan1 chromosome 5, sNarBan1.hap1, whole genome shotgun sequence and encodes:
- the rab43 gene encoding LOW QUALITY PROTEIN: ras-related protein Rab-43 (The sequence of the model RefSeq protein was modified relative to this genomic sequence to represent the inferred CDS: inserted 1 base in 1 codon), which codes for MSAAADLDESFDFLFKVVLIGDAGVGKTCVVQRFKSGIFMARQANTIGVDFTMKTLXIQGKRVKLQIWDTAGQERFRTITQSYYRSTNGAIIAYDISKRGTFESVPRWIEDVKKYAGSNIVQLLIGRCFSLRFEYYTLIYW